One genomic segment of Synechocystis sp. LKSZ1 includes these proteins:
- the glsA gene encoding glutaminase A: protein MEILLEGLFRHHLQETGKAHGREDTHHQGHDDRLHQSPASVRCEDEARDKLGVRSTGLPFNSVIAIERIDEGTSNPMVNAGAIAATSLAPGQTAAQKWQFIHDGLSRFAGRTLSLNEEVYQSEAATNQRNQGIAKLLQAYDRIFFDPVEATDVYTKQCSLNVTAKDLAVMAATLANGGVNPLTKEPIIDAIHCQHVLAVMVTAGLYENSGDWLYETGLPGKSGVSGGMVTVSPGKGGLGIFAPPLDEAGNSVKGQLVTRFLSQQLGLNLFASQPFAEH, encoded by the coding sequence ATGGAGATCCTCCTTGAGGGCCTGTTTCGCCATCATCTGCAAGAAACTGGGAAAGCCCATGGCAGAGAGGATACCCACCATCAGGGCCACGATGACCGCCTCCATCAAAGTCCAGCCTCGGTTAGGTGTGAAGATGAGGCCCGCGATAAGCTCGGCGTCAGAAGCACTGGTCTGCCCTTTAATTCTGTGATTGCCATTGAACGCATTGATGAAGGGACAAGCAATCCTATGGTTAATGCCGGAGCGATCGCCGCCACCAGTCTGGCCCCCGGTCAAACAGCGGCCCAGAAGTGGCAATTTATTCACGATGGACTATCCAGATTTGCTGGCAGAACCCTATCCCTTAACGAGGAAGTCTATCAGTCTGAAGCCGCCACCAATCAACGGAACCAAGGCATTGCCAAACTCCTCCAGGCCTATGATCGTATCTTCTTCGACCCCGTTGAAGCGACCGATGTTTACACTAAACAATGTTCTCTCAACGTAACCGCTAAGGATTTGGCCGTCATGGCAGCAACCCTGGCCAATGGGGGCGTAAACCCGTTAACCAAAGAACCCATTATTGATGCCATCCACTGCCAGCACGTTTTAGCGGTAATGGTCACCGCCGGACTCTACGAAAATTCTGGCGACTGGCTCTATGAAACGGGTCTACCCGGCAAGAGTGGTGTCAGTGGCGGGATGGTCACGGTTTCTCCGGGTAAAGGCGGGCTAGGGATTTTCGCTCCCCCCCTCGACGAGGCTGGCAACAGCGTTAAAGGCCAGCTGGTGACTCGTTTTCTTTCTCAACAGTTGGGACTGAATTTATTCGCCTCCCAGCCTTTTGCCGAACATTAG
- a CDS encoding HEAT repeat domain-containing protein — MDSANLESRIDSPNPAERMAAIAELRHCSPGVAVPLLKRRMCDKEFIIRSLVAGGLGRQNTESAFEALITLIEYENDPNVRAEAANSLAKFGECSLPFLLNLFEQDTHWLVRQSILAAVSAFDHSEILLQLCQWGIADDDIFVQQAALAYLADLSGTSSEEGALAVLLPLATVESADIRAQVARSLGYFEHPEAKAALAELQHDKDHYVIGAALERLLLV; from the coding sequence ATGGACTCAGCCAACCTAGAATCTCGTATTGATAGTCCTAATCCAGCAGAACGCATGGCGGCGATCGCCGAATTGAGACATTGTTCGCCGGGAGTAGCGGTTCCCTTACTCAAGCGACGTATGTGCGACAAAGAATTTATTATTCGTTCCCTGGTGGCAGGGGGCTTGGGTCGTCAGAACACAGAAAGTGCCTTTGAAGCTCTGATTACTCTCATTGAGTACGAAAACGACCCCAATGTCCGGGCTGAAGCGGCAAACTCCTTGGCCAAATTTGGCGAGTGCTCTCTTCCTTTTCTATTAAATTTATTTGAACAAGATACTCATTGGCTAGTACGGCAAAGTATTCTGGCTGCTGTCTCTGCCTTTGACCATTCAGAAATTTTGTTACAGCTTTGTCAATGGGGCATTGCCGATGATGACATCTTCGTCCAACAAGCGGCGCTCGCCTATTTGGCCGACCTCAGTGGAACCTCCTCAGAGGAGGGCGCTCTTGCGGTGTTGTTACCTCTGGCAACGGTGGAATCAGCGGATATTCGTGCTCAAGTCGCCAGAAGCCTTGGTTACTTTGAGCACCCAGAGGCCAAGGCGGCCCTCGCCGAACTCCAGCACGATAAGGATCATTACGTGATTGGTGCAGCTCTGGAACGGCTTTTGCTTGTGTGA
- a CDS encoding IS4 family transposase yields MISNFPQVVQKHLGHLPKKDYPELDTFKFVSIWLSFVLDQSQTSMRSQFKRLNARGESVDISTFSKASKKRNPKVFKEILKKLKKEVEVSREPEKRELVLFPLDSTVISLTSKLLWRQGHHQVKLFSGINLDTGAPGGIVINFGQGHDSKYGNETIEATPENGVGIMDRGFCSLARIAKLQEEKERYFVLRTKNNISLNMLENGKYEIGSGKEKLEGRVVVFSDREERTEFRLATNLPEEGEGGISNEEIAEFYRLRWQIELLWKFLKMHLKLDRLITKNTNGIEIQIYSCLIGYLMLRLVRIPKEFGESLLDKLRYLQAFMCEKISYVHWLRELVVNC; encoded by the coding sequence ATTATATCAAACTTTCCTCAAGTTGTGCAAAAGCATCTGGGTCACTTGCCCAAAAAGGATTATCCAGAACTGGACACCTTTAAGTTTGTCTCAATTTGGCTAAGTTTCGTGCTAGACCAAAGCCAAACAAGCATGAGAAGTCAATTCAAGAGATTAAACGCGAGAGGAGAGTCAGTAGATATATCGACCTTCTCAAAAGCAAGTAAAAAGCGAAACCCAAAGGTTTTTAAAGAAATATTAAAAAAGCTAAAAAAAGAAGTAGAAGTCTCTCGAGAACCAGAAAAAAGGGAACTGGTTTTGTTTCCACTGGACTCAACAGTGATATCGTTAACGAGCAAATTATTATGGAGACAAGGACATCATCAGGTAAAACTATTTAGTGGGATTAATTTAGACACAGGAGCCCCAGGAGGAATAGTAATTAATTTTGGTCAAGGGCATGATAGTAAATATGGGAATGAAACGATAGAAGCAACGCCAGAGAATGGAGTTGGGATAATGGATAGAGGATTTTGTAGTCTAGCAAGAATAGCAAAACTGCAAGAAGAGAAAGAGCGTTACTTTGTGTTAAGAACAAAGAACAATATAAGCTTAAATATGCTGGAAAATGGAAAGTATGAAATAGGAAGTGGGAAGGAAAAGCTAGAAGGAAGAGTAGTAGTATTTAGTGATAGAGAAGAAAGAACAGAGTTTAGGTTGGCAACAAATTTACCAGAAGAGGGAGAGGGAGGAATAAGTAATGAAGAGATAGCTGAGTTTTATCGATTGCGTTGGCAAATAGAACTATTATGGAAGTTCTTAAAAATGCACTTAAAGTTGGACAGGCTAATCACTAAAAATACAAACGGAATAGAGATTCAGATTTATAGTTGCCTGATTGGATATTTAATGTTGAGATTGGTAAGAATTCCGAAAGAGTTTGGGGAATCTTTATTAGATAAGCTACGGTATTTACAGGCATTTATGTGTGAAAAAATAAGTTATGTACACTGGCTAAGAGAGTTAGTGGTAAATTGTTGA
- a CDS encoding AbfB domain-containing protein — MKILHFFPLFSLTLALAISPIASFFESKEVQAQGSYVRYQSVNYPERYIRHRNYLGYIEPIKTDLDKLDSSFRIITGLANPNCISLESKNFPNHFLRHRNYRVILSANDNSNLFKQDATFCPKNGLSSKGGISFESNNYPGHYIRHRNFELWLDKFSGFTESTLFRDDATFIQRDAP, encoded by the coding sequence ATGAAAATTCTACATTTCTTTCCTCTATTTAGTTTAACCCTAGCTTTAGCTATATCTCCTATAGCTAGTTTTTTTGAATCCAAGGAAGTTCAAGCTCAAGGCTCCTACGTTCGTTACCAATCAGTGAATTACCCTGAGCGATATATCCGTCATAGAAACTATCTTGGGTATATTGAACCGATAAAAACTGATTTAGATAAACTAGATTCTAGCTTTCGTATAATAACAGGATTGGCAAACCCTAATTGTATTTCTTTAGAATCAAAAAACTTTCCCAATCACTTTCTAAGGCACAGGAACTATCGTGTAATTCTATCTGCTAATGATAATAGTAATCTTTTTAAGCAAGATGCAACTTTTTGTCCGAAAAATGGATTGAGTTCTAAAGGAGGAATATCCTTTGAGTCAAATAATTATCCAGGGCATTATATTCGACACCGAAACTTTGAACTTTGGCTTGATAAATTTAGTGGATTTACAGAAAGTACACTTTTCAGAGATGATGCGACTTTTATTCAAAGAGATGCACCTTAA